From Nicotiana tabacum cultivar K326 chromosome 22, ASM71507v2, whole genome shotgun sequence, one genomic window encodes:
- the LOC107765744 gene encoding kunitz trypsin inhibitor 5-like, translated as MNTLLLLLSLSIIPLALCIPNPSRFLAGSSPSPVLDINGDKVRVGSNYFVLPVIRGRGGGLLPSNVKQINTCPRDIIQNSDEVQQGLPVVFTPFDAKKGVVRLSTDLNVRFYTPTICARETIWKLGTYDDKLKQYFIVTGGVEGNPGPQTVSSWFKIEKLGTDYKFLFCPSVCKICKVICKDVGIYTKDGVRFLALSDTPFRVMFKKTF; from the coding sequence ATGAACACCCTACTTCTACTACTTTCTCTTTCAATTATCCCTTTAGCCCTATGTATACCCAATCCCTCAAGATTCTTAGCAGGTTCATCGCCATCTCCAGTTCTTGACATCAATGGCGACAAAGTTCGAGTTGGTTCCAACTATTTCGTTCTTCCAGTGATCCGAGGAAGAGGCGGCGGACTCTTACCTTCCAACGTTAAGCAAATCAATACGTGTCCTAGGGACATTATCCAAAATTCCGATGAGGTCCAACAAGGCTTGCCTGTGGTTTTCACACCTTTTGATGCCAAAAAAGGTGTTGTTCGTCTTTCAACTGATCTTAACGTCAGGTTTTATACTCCAACTATTTGTGCAAGAGAAACTATTTGGAAACTTGGGACCTATGATGACAAGTTGAAGCAATATTTCATAGTGACTGGTGGAGTTGAAGGAAACCCAGGGCCTCAAACTGTGAGCAGTTGGTTTAAAATTGAGAAACTTGGAACGGATTACAAGTTCCTATTCTGTCCAAGTGTGTGCAAGATTTGCAAGGTTATTTGCAAAGATGTTGGTATATACACTAAGGATGGAGTCAGGTTTTTGGCTCTCAGTGACACTCCCTTCAGGGTTATGTTCAAGAAGACTTTCTAA